A part of Paenibacillus sp. sptzw28 genomic DNA contains:
- a CDS encoding adenylosuccinate synthase — protein sequence MSTVVVVGTQWGDEGKGKITDFLAEGADVVARYQGGNNAGHTILIGNKKYKLTMIPSGIFNENKICVIGNGMVINPSALIDEINYIHENNFSTDNLKISDRAHVIMPYHLVLDALEEDRKGDNKIGTTRKGIGPCYMDKAARNGIRIADLMDAGEFESRLRRLVTEKNQVIEQVYGGEPLDCDKILGEYLGYAEILRPYVTDTSVVLNDAIDSGKRILFEGAQGVMLDIDQGTYPFVTSSNPTAGGVCIGSGVGPSKIQQVIGVAKAYTTRVGDGPFPTELNNETGDWIRERGHEYGTVTGRPRRVGWFDSVVVRHARRVSGITGLSLNSLDVLSGLETVKICTGYKLDGKIIETYPASLKLISECEAVYEELPGWSEDITNAKTLEDLPENTRRYVERVSELTGIPISIFSVGRNREQTNQVQQIYL from the coding sequence ATGTCAACAGTAGTTGTTGTCGGAACGCAATGGGGCGATGAAGGAAAAGGGAAAATTACGGACTTCTTGGCGGAAGGCGCGGATGTAGTTGCCCGTTATCAAGGGGGAAACAACGCCGGCCATACCATTCTCATAGGCAATAAGAAATACAAGCTGACGATGATTCCGTCGGGCATTTTTAATGAAAATAAAATATGCGTCATCGGAAACGGTATGGTCATCAATCCTTCTGCACTGATTGACGAAATCAATTATATACATGAGAATAATTTTTCAACCGATAACTTGAAAATCAGCGACCGCGCGCATGTCATTATGCCGTATCATCTCGTTCTCGACGCTCTGGAGGAAGACCGCAAGGGCGATAACAAGATCGGTACGACCCGTAAAGGAATCGGCCCTTGTTACATGGATAAAGCAGCGCGCAACGGTATCCGGATTGCGGACTTGATGGATGCCGGCGAATTCGAGTCAAGACTGCGCCGACTGGTTACCGAGAAGAACCAGGTGATCGAGCAGGTATATGGCGGAGAGCCGCTTGATTGCGATAAGATTCTAGGCGAGTATCTGGGATATGCAGAAATACTGCGTCCATATGTGACCGATACGTCCGTAGTGCTCAACGATGCGATTGACAGCGGCAAGCGCATTCTGTTCGAAGGGGCGCAGGGCGTAATGCTCGATATCGACCAGGGTACTTATCCGTTCGTAACATCGTCCAACCCGACTGCAGGCGGCGTCTGCATCGGCTCGGGCGTAGGACCTTCGAAGATTCAACAGGTGATCGGGGTGGCGAAAGCATACACGACACGCGTTGGCGACGGTCCGTTCCCAACGGAGCTTAACAACGAAACAGGCGATTGGATTCGTGAACGCGGGCACGAATACGGCACGGTTACAGGCCGTCCGCGCCGCGTCGGTTGGTTCGACAGCGTTGTCGTGCGTCACGCAAGACGTGTCAGCGGAATCACGGGATTGTCGCTGAACTCGCTGGACGTTCTGTCCGGGCTCGAAACGGTCAAAATTTGCACCGGCTACAAGCTGGACGGTAAGATCATTGAGACGTACCCGGCTAGCCTCAAGCTCATTTCCGAATGCGAAGCTGTATACGAGGAGCTGCCGGGCTGGAGCGAGGATATTACCAATGCGAAAACGCTTGAGGATTTGCCGGAGAATACGCGCCGTTATGTCGAGCGGGTCTCTGAGCTGACGGGTATTCCGATCTCTATCTTCTCGGTCGGACGCAATCGTGAGCAAACGAATCAGGTGCAGCAAATCTACCTATAG
- a CDS encoding DHH family phosphoesterase: MPKFLIKRWHGMHHLWAFVLILLLTVTLAWYQWLFGVVGLLLAVAVGVYSVMAERAFRRDLKVYLGTLSYRVKKAGHEVISELPFGIILYNEDKTVEWHNAFVTHMLERESVVGESLDDLFPTLSQAKEREGTVEAAIGGSVYELMFRFNERLLYIRDITQRWQLAKRYEDEKLALGIVMMDNLEEVTQGMDDQQRSLLLSKVTAEITDWSSKFHVYLKRLTSDRYLVITDQKTLKQLELSRFVILDEVREMTAESKIPMTLSIGFAAGADNIVELGHWAQSSLDFALGRGGDQAAVKVGQRQSFYGGKSSAVEKRTRVRARVVAHALRDLIRESDNVMIVGHKMPDMDSLGAAVGVLKAAQMFNKEAFIVLEGVNPAIQKMMEMLREEERIAKRFITPDQALGLVDSGTLLVVVDTHKASMVKEPKLLTLTDKIVVVDHHRRGEEFINNAILIYMEPYASSACELVTELLQYIHDRVMLDVRESTALLAGITVDTKSFSLRTGSRTFEAASFLRRNGADSMLIQRMLKEDLAEYVKKAEMIKHAEIVYEHIAIAMTEQGKQYSQLLIAQSADTLLNMTDILASFVIGERQDGLIGVSARSLGHMNVQVVMERLGGGGHLTNAAAQMEGTVAEVAQRLKQVLEDIDKEEGLFE; this comes from the coding sequence ATGCCGAAGTTTCTGATAAAACGGTGGCATGGTATGCACCATTTATGGGCCTTTGTGCTGATATTGCTGCTTACCGTCACATTAGCATGGTATCAATGGCTGTTCGGAGTGGTTGGACTGCTTCTGGCAGTGGCGGTCGGCGTCTATTCCGTCATGGCGGAGCGGGCGTTCAGGCGGGACTTGAAGGTGTATTTGGGGACGCTCTCTTATCGGGTGAAAAAGGCCGGCCACGAAGTCATCAGCGAGCTGCCGTTCGGTATTATTTTGTACAACGAGGATAAGACGGTCGAATGGCATAATGCGTTCGTTACCCACATGCTGGAGCGGGAATCGGTTGTAGGAGAGTCGCTTGACGATTTGTTCCCGACACTGTCCCAGGCGAAGGAACGGGAAGGAACGGTCGAGGCGGCGATCGGCGGCTCCGTCTATGAGCTGATGTTCCGGTTCAATGAAAGGCTCCTCTACATTCGCGATATTACGCAGCGCTGGCAGCTGGCCAAGCGGTATGAGGATGAGAAGCTAGCGCTCGGTATCGTCATGATGGACAATCTCGAGGAAGTTACGCAAGGGATGGATGATCAGCAGAGGAGTTTGCTGCTCTCCAAGGTCACTGCGGAAATTACGGACTGGTCCAGTAAGTTCCACGTATATTTAAAAAGGCTTACATCGGACCGGTATTTGGTCATCACCGACCAGAAAACGTTGAAGCAGCTGGAATTATCCCGTTTTGTCATCCTGGATGAAGTGCGGGAGATGACGGCGGAAAGTAAAATTCCGATGACGCTCAGCATAGGATTTGCAGCGGGTGCCGATAACATCGTGGAGCTCGGGCATTGGGCTCAATCGAGTCTGGACTTTGCTCTTGGGCGAGGCGGCGATCAGGCGGCGGTTAAGGTAGGCCAGCGGCAATCGTTCTACGGCGGCAAGTCAAGCGCGGTGGAGAAACGGACCCGTGTCCGCGCCCGGGTCGTCGCTCATGCGCTTCGCGACCTCATTCGCGAGAGCGATAATGTGATGATTGTAGGTCATAAGATGCCCGACATGGATTCTCTCGGAGCCGCCGTCGGGGTGCTGAAAGCGGCGCAGATGTTCAACAAGGAAGCATTCATCGTGCTGGAGGGCGTCAATCCCGCCATTCAGAAAATGATGGAGATGTTGAGGGAAGAAGAGCGTATTGCCAAGCGGTTTATAACGCCTGACCAAGCGCTTGGGCTCGTCGATTCCGGCACGCTGCTCGTTGTGGTCGATACGCACAAGGCTTCAATGGTGAAAGAGCCGAAGCTGCTGACATTGACAGATAAAATCGTAGTCGTCGACCATCACCGCCGCGGGGAGGAATTTATCAACAACGCAATCCTCATCTATATGGAGCCATATGCGTCTTCGGCGTGCGAGCTCGTCACCGAGCTGCTGCAATATATTCATGACCGGGTTATGCTCGATGTCCGGGAGTCCACGGCATTGCTTGCCGGCATTACGGTCGATACGAAGAGCTTCTCGCTCCGCACAGGATCCCGCACATTCGAGGCGGCATCGTTTCTTCGCCGCAACGGCGCGGATTCGATGCTGATTCAGCGTATGCTGAAAGAGGATCTTGCAGAGTATGTGAAAAAAGCGGAAATGATCAAGCATGCGGAAATCGTTTATGAGCATATTGCAATCGCGATGACGGAGCAGGGAAAGCAGTATTCGCAGCTGCTGATTGCCCAGTCGGCGGATACGCTTCTCAACATGACCGACATATTGGCTTCATTCGTTATCGGGGAGCGTCAGGACGGCCTGATAGGCGTAAGCGCCCGCTCTCTGGGCCATATGAATGTGCAGGTTGTGATGGAACGGCTCGGCGGCGGGGGCCATTTAACGAATGCCGCCGCCCAGATGGAGGGGACCGTTGCGGAAGTGGCGCAGCGGCTTAAGCAGGTGCTTGAGGATATCGATAAGGAAGAGGGGTTGTTCGAATGA
- a CDS encoding CBS domain-containing protein, whose product MNIAFFLLPKQEVVCMTLDATLRQTLERMEHHRYTAVPILDHDGGYAGTLTEGDLLWFMKNNPNISFEQTNKVKLADVQMRLTNRAVRIDANMVDLVSLAKVQNFVPVVDDMNRFIGIVRRSDIIDYCEKLILSGKPLNEKEMAAG is encoded by the coding sequence ATGAATATCGCATTTTTCTTATTACCGAAGCAAGAGGTTGTTTGCATGACACTGGATGCGACGCTGCGGCAAACGCTGGAGCGGATGGAGCATCACAGGTACACGGCGGTTCCGATTCTCGATCATGATGGGGGCTATGCCGGGACGTTGACGGAAGGCGATCTGCTCTGGTTTATGAAAAACAACCCGAATATTTCATTTGAGCAAACAAACAAAGTAAAGCTCGCGGATGTCCAAATGCGGCTGACGAACCGCGCGGTTAGAATCGATGCCAACATGGTAGACCTCGTATCATTGGCTAAAGTACAGAACTTCGTGCCCGTTGTGGACGACATGAACCGTTTTATCGGTATCGTTCGAAGAAGCGATATCATCGATTATTGCGAAAAGCTGATTCTGAGCGGGAAACCGCTGAATGAGAAGGAAATGGCTGCAGGTTAG
- the rplI gene encoding 50S ribosomal protein L9, producing MKVILLQDVKGQGKKGDVKELSEGYVRNFLLPKGLAKLASDGNLKTLELQNASEQKRKDKEKEDAKALAVRLEALTVVVKTKAGEGGRLFGAITTKQIAEALETQGIKVDKRKIELEDPIRTLGVTQVQVKLHPEVKAKLKVQASEE from the coding sequence ATGAAAGTGATCTTGCTGCAGGATGTCAAGGGTCAAGGCAAGAAGGGCGATGTGAAGGAGCTCTCGGAGGGGTACGTACGGAACTTTCTACTACCGAAAGGGCTTGCGAAGCTGGCATCCGACGGTAATCTTAAGACGCTCGAATTGCAGAATGCTTCGGAACAGAAGCGTAAAGACAAGGAGAAAGAAGACGCCAAGGCGCTTGCGGTCCGGCTGGAAGCCTTAACCGTCGTAGTGAAGACGAAAGCGGGCGAAGGCGGCCGTTTGTTCGGAGCCATAACGACTAAACAAATAGCCGAAGCACTTGAGACGCAGGGTATAAAAGTGGATAAACGCAAGATTGAATTGGAAGATCCGATCCGCACGCTTGGCGTTACGCAGGTACAAGTGAAGCTTCATCCGGAAGTTAAGGCGAAGCTGAAGGTTCAGGCATCGGAGGAATAA
- a CDS encoding amidohydrolase family protein produces the protein MTRSNRHRKGGGPIRAFMAIAVILVVGLAGYLVYSFVQSNESSPGTPGSVAGNGDGTGQSGQAAGEDTANSAGGSGGNNGGKESGGNDGGNTGLTPAELLEVGVTDADLAKAYDIVISGGRVINPETKLDHEGLNIGISGDKIGVVTSKPLRGKRVIDAKGLVVAPGFIDNLSYDPNPLGVWQKIGDGVTTNIAMHGGTSTPKQWYSYYERNRTPVNFGASFFYTQARNQFKLSRYAEAKPSQVEQIKKQAEQALNDGALGISFSLEYVPGISADEVLPLMELAQEYNVPVYFHGRYSDMEEPGTELEGTQELVDYAQKTGAAVHIDHINSTGGTFTMPQALAIIDKAREKGFDITACTYPYDYWGTYLNSARFDTGWQERFRITHNDLQIAGTTERLTEETFSMYQKQGKLAVAYAIPQEAVVDAFKAPYVMIGSDAILEPGLNNHPRASGTFARTIGLYVREQKIMSLLDGIAKLSLLPAQRLEKQAPALRNKGRIAKGMDADIVIFDYNTISDRSTVERPDLMSAGIKYVTLAGQVALDNGTLNKKIRVGEPIRSHFQRVSETAGSLQWGARTYPLISYNDATYVDLAALGEHEYTVTWDAVTHTYTVEKGGASGNAGAPETMKAPAEGELMLSRGYLAKADHATSELLSIGKRAFVPLSFLQAIGINAENDGDTWTVES, from the coding sequence ATGACTAGAAGTAACAGGCATCGGAAAGGCGGCGGTCCGATCCGCGCATTTATGGCAATCGCCGTCATATTGGTTGTTGGATTAGCCGGGTATTTGGTTTATTCCTTTGTTCAGTCCAATGAGAGCAGTCCCGGCACACCGGGCAGCGTCGCGGGTAACGGAGACGGCACCGGCCAAAGCGGACAAGCTGCCGGAGAGGACACTGCCAATTCCGCCGGCGGCTCCGGGGGGAATAATGGCGGCAAGGAAAGCGGCGGTAACGACGGAGGTAATACCGGGCTTACTCCGGCTGAATTACTGGAGGTTGGCGTAACGGATGCCGATTTGGCCAAAGCTTACGACATTGTTATCTCGGGCGGACGGGTCATCAATCCGGAGACGAAGCTCGATCATGAAGGGCTCAATATTGGAATTAGCGGCGACAAGATCGGCGTAGTTACGTCTAAGCCGCTTCGAGGGAAGCGGGTAATTGATGCCAAAGGACTTGTGGTTGCACCGGGGTTTATCGACAATCTTTCTTATGATCCCAATCCGCTGGGTGTCTGGCAAAAGATCGGGGACGGCGTGACAACGAATATTGCGATGCACGGCGGAACGTCGACGCCCAAACAATGGTACAGCTATTATGAGCGCAATCGGACGCCGGTTAACTTTGGCGCTTCCTTCTTTTATACACAGGCGCGAAATCAGTTCAAGCTCAGCCGCTATGCGGAGGCGAAGCCAAGCCAGGTGGAGCAGATCAAGAAGCAGGCGGAGCAGGCCCTTAACGACGGTGCGCTTGGTATTTCTTTCTCCCTCGAATATGTGCCGGGCATTTCGGCCGATGAGGTGCTCCCGCTAATGGAATTGGCACAGGAGTACAATGTGCCGGTCTACTTCCATGGACGTTACTCCGATATGGAGGAACCGGGAACAGAGCTTGAAGGAACGCAGGAATTGGTGGACTATGCGCAGAAAACAGGCGCTGCGGTTCATATTGACCATATTAACAGTACGGGCGGCACCTTCACGATGCCGCAGGCGCTTGCGATCATTGATAAAGCGAGAGAAAAAGGGTTTGATATTACCGCATGTACTTACCCTTACGATTATTGGGGTACGTATTTGAATTCGGCGAGATTCGATACCGGCTGGCAGGAACGTTTCCGGATCACCCACAACGATTTGCAAATCGCAGGAACCACCGAGCGGCTGACAGAAGAAACGTTCAGCATGTACCAGAAGCAGGGCAAGCTTGCGGTCGCTTACGCCATTCCGCAGGAAGCGGTTGTCGATGCCTTCAAGGCGCCTTACGTCATGATCGGCAGCGATGCGATTCTCGAGCCCGGCCTTAACAACCATCCGCGGGCATCCGGCACATTCGCGCGGACGATCGGGCTCTATGTGCGAGAGCAGAAGATTATGTCGCTGTTGGACGGCATAGCGAAGCTCAGTCTGCTGCCGGCTCAGCGGCTCGAGAAGCAGGCGCCGGCGCTGCGGAATAAAGGGCGCATCGCCAAAGGGATGGACGCGGATATCGTCATATTCGACTATAACACGATCAGCGACCGGTCAACGGTCGAGCGTCCCGATTTGATGTCGGCCGGCATCAAATATGTAACGCTTGCCGGACAAGTTGCGCTCGACAACGGCACATTGAACAAAAAAATCCGGGTCGGCGAGCCAATCCGCAGTCATTTCCAGCGGGTAAGCGAAACCGCCGGATCCCTGCAGTGGGGTGCGAGAACATATCCGCTGATCAGCTATAATGACGCGACGTATGTTGATTTGGCTGCTCTTGGAGAGCACGAATACACGGTTACTTGGGATGCGGTGACACATACGTACACCGTAGAGAAAGGCGGCGCAAGCGGGAATGCCGGTGCCCCTGAGACGATGAAAGCGCCGGCGGAAGGCGAACTGATGCTTTCACGCGGTTACTTGGCGAAGGCAGATCATGCAACAAGCGAGCTGCTGTCTATCGGCAAGCGGGCGTTCGTTCCGCTCTCGTTTCTCCAGGCAATCGGAATCAATGCGGAGAACGATGGCGACACATGGACGGTTGAATCATAG
- a CDS encoding glycoside hydrolase family 2 protein codes for MIRLFETNKIRSVQELEGDWDFEPIGQDDELPSRYHYRLPVPGCWENHPKFSTYSGKGVYRTFIEIDEQTALRLTFKGVSHTADVFFDGEKVAHHYNAYTPFTAVIRGAAPGKHEIRVVVDNSFSEFSSLHVPNDYYTYGGIIRPVVLEKLNSVFIESLHFTPSKESDGWKALIRAQVRNIGHLDAGISLKGRLGEQHAAVDEAWAFSFAEKLVPAGETASLEAIVSFPEAEAWSSEAPHLYLLEVQLFEGDETAASDDLIDRVGFRTVTALDGKIQVNGEDIVLKGFNRHEDHPMTGAAIPYPLMVQDIELMIDMGANAVRTSHYPNDERFLDLCDERGIYVWEENHARGLSLEQMKNPYFEQQCEDCNREMVEAHFNHPSIIIWAILNECASDTPEGREMYKKQLEQIRGMDGSRLLSFASHHRDRELCFDLADVVSFNLYPLWYGDEDPGELCEQARQWADRLGGLGKPMIMSEFGGDGHYGFRDPTRVRGTEERHAEIIRRNLAAYTSRPFISGMLIWQFCDCRVTEGTGWLLARAGTQNSKGIVDRYRRPKLAYDVVKEYFSAD; via the coding sequence ATGATTCGATTGTTTGAAACGAATAAAATACGCAGCGTTCAGGAACTGGAAGGAGACTGGGATTTCGAGCCGATCGGTCAGGACGATGAACTTCCCTCCAGATATCATTACCGGCTTCCGGTGCCGGGCTGCTGGGAAAACCATCCCAAATTCTCCACTTACAGCGGAAAAGGCGTCTACCGCACCTTTATCGAAATTGATGAGCAAACGGCGCTGCGGTTGACCTTCAAAGGTGTCAGCCACACAGCCGACGTCTTCTTCGACGGGGAGAAAGTAGCACATCATTATAATGCATATACGCCATTCACGGCGGTAATTCGTGGTGCGGCTCCGGGCAAGCATGAAATAAGGGTGGTCGTGGACAACTCGTTCAGTGAATTCTCATCGCTTCATGTACCGAACGATTATTACACGTATGGCGGAATTATCCGTCCCGTTGTGCTGGAGAAATTAAACAGCGTATTCATTGAGAGCCTGCACTTTACGCCTTCCAAGGAAAGTGACGGATGGAAGGCTCTTATCCGTGCCCAAGTCCGAAACATCGGACATCTGGATGCTGGAATCTCGCTCAAGGGGCGTCTTGGGGAACAGCATGCGGCAGTTGATGAGGCCTGGGCCTTCTCATTCGCGGAGAAGCTGGTACCAGCAGGGGAAACGGCTTCTTTGGAAGCGATTGTGAGCTTCCCGGAGGCGGAAGCATGGTCCTCCGAAGCACCTCATTTGTATTTGCTTGAGGTGCAGCTTTTTGAAGGAGATGAGACCGCTGCATCCGACGATTTAATAGACCGGGTCGGATTCCGGACTGTTACAGCGCTGGATGGTAAAATCCAGGTCAACGGGGAGGACATCGTGCTCAAAGGGTTCAATCGTCACGAGGACCACCCGATGACGGGAGCTGCAATCCCTTATCCTCTGATGGTGCAGGATATAGAGCTGATGATCGATATGGGAGCGAATGCGGTTCGTACAAGCCATTATCCTAACGACGAGCGATTTCTGGACCTGTGCGATGAACGGGGAATCTATGTCTGGGAGGAGAATCATGCGCGGGGGCTCAGCCTGGAGCAGATGAAGAATCCGTATTTCGAACAGCAGTGCGAGGACTGCAACCGGGAGATGGTGGAGGCGCATTTCAACCATCCGAGCATCATTATTTGGGCCATTCTCAATGAGTGTGCCAGTGATACGCCAGAGGGCAGGGAAATGTATAAGAAGCAGCTGGAGCAAATTCGCGGAATGGACGGCTCCAGACTGCTGAGCTTCGCCAGCCATCACAGGGACAGGGAGCTTTGCTTCGATTTGGCGGATGTGGTTTCATTCAATCTGTATCCTCTCTGGTACGGGGACGAGGACCCCGGCGAGCTGTGCGAGCAGGCCCGGCAGTGGGCGGACCGGCTCGGCGGTCTCGGTAAGCCGATGATCATGAGCGAATTCGGAGGAGACGGTCATTACGGCTTCCGCGATCCTACCCGTGTGCGCGGTACGGAGGAGCGCCATGCCGAGATTATCCGGCGGAATCTGGCCGCGTATACGTCAAGGCCGTTTATATCCGGCATGCTGATCTGGCAGTTCTGCGATTGCCGCGTAACCGAAGGAACGGGCTGGCTGCTCGCACGGGCGGGAACGCAGAACAGCAAAGGGATCGTCGACCGGTATCGCAGGCCGAAGCTCGCCTACGACGTTGTGAAGGAATATTTTTCGGCTGATTAG
- a CDS encoding DUF2232 domain-containing protein: MKTGLKSILWSAAALLLLLSIAVPVLNALVAAVLMVPTVILYTTLPRRSFILHILVVYAAAFAVMGPAVLIVGLFFLVPSIIMGHLYRKQVPARKVLTVTVVTLLAELLLELILFDLLLDFSLLREIRTLFMDTVNELSKQGLMPAGWTAELTDTYIQTVIHSIPMAIITVSFLFAVITHAIVRPILWSSGISVPGLQQAKDWKLPRIFVFYYLIALLADMATPDTGDSFMTVMLLNLVPLMRIAFSIQAMGLFFFIAHERRWHKAVPLLLSAIVVIFPPLSLIGVLDAGFPIRKAFKKP; the protein is encoded by the coding sequence TTGAAGACCGGTTTAAAATCTATTCTATGGAGCGCGGCGGCGCTTCTCCTACTATTATCGATCGCCGTTCCAGTATTAAATGCTTTGGTTGCAGCAGTATTAATGGTCCCGACAGTAATCCTGTACACAACACTACCCAGGCGGTCCTTTATTCTGCATATTCTTGTTGTATACGCGGCCGCTTTCGCGGTCATGGGACCTGCCGTACTTATCGTCGGTCTATTCTTTCTCGTCCCGTCAATCATAATGGGCCATCTGTACAGGAAGCAAGTGCCGGCTCGCAAGGTACTGACGGTTACGGTAGTGACGCTGCTTGCCGAGCTGCTGCTGGAGCTGATCTTGTTTGACCTGCTGCTCGATTTCTCGCTGCTGCGGGAAATACGCACATTATTCATGGACACGGTGAATGAGCTGAGCAAGCAGGGACTGATGCCGGCGGGCTGGACGGCCGAGCTGACCGATACCTACATTCAAACGGTAATTCATTCGATCCCAATGGCGATCATTACCGTATCGTTCTTGTTTGCAGTCATCACGCATGCTATTGTAAGACCGATTCTGTGGTCGTCCGGCATATCCGTGCCGGGGCTTCAACAAGCAAAGGATTGGAAACTGCCGCGAATTTTCGTTTTCTATTACTTGATCGCGCTCTTGGCCGATATGGCCACACCGGACACTGGCGATTCGTTCATGACGGTGATGCTGCTCAATTTGGTTCCGCTTATGCGAATTGCTTTTTCGATTCAGGCGATGGGGTTGTTTTTCTTTATTGCGCACGAGCGCAGGTGGCATAAAGCGGTACCGCTGCTGCTGTCCGCGATCGTCGTGATTTTCCCGCCGCTCAGCTTGATTGGAGTATTGGATGCCGGATTTCCGATTCGAAAAGCGTTTAAGAAACCTTGA
- the dnaB gene encoding replicative DNA helicase yields MSNELMFDRVPPQNIEAEQAVLGAVLLQAEALITSMERLRSDDFYTPAHQLIFEAMVELGEANQPIDLVTLTAYLQDRQQLEETGGVSYLAKLANAVPTAANVDYYAQIVEEKSMVRRLIRTATNIVSSGYAAADDVGLMLNEAEQRILELSNRRASSGFISIRDVLMEVFERVEHLYTNKGGTTGIPSGFSDLDKMTSGFQRNDLIIVAARPSVGKTAFALNIAQNVGVRSRETVAIFSLEMSAAQLVQRMICAESNVDAGRMRTGYLEGDDWEKLTMAIGSLSEAQIYIDDTPGITVADIRAKCRRLKKERGLGMILIDYLQLIQGRGKAGENRQQEVSEISRTLKQIARELEVPVIALSQLSRGVEQRQDKRPMMSDLRESGSIEQDADIVAFLYRDDYYNQDTEKKNIIEIIIAKQRNGPVGTVELVFLKNFNKFVGLDRSHQEPGQAS; encoded by the coding sequence ATGAGCAACGAGCTGATGTTTGACCGCGTACCCCCGCAAAATATCGAGGCCGAGCAGGCTGTACTCGGAGCCGTACTTCTGCAGGCGGAAGCGCTGATCACCTCGATGGAGCGGCTGCGAAGCGATGATTTCTATACCCCGGCGCACCAGCTGATATTCGAAGCGATGGTTGAACTCGGCGAAGCAAATCAACCGATCGACCTCGTAACGCTTACTGCCTATCTGCAGGATCGGCAGCAGCTCGAGGAAACTGGCGGCGTCAGCTATTTGGCGAAGCTTGCGAATGCGGTTCCTACTGCCGCAAACGTTGATTATTACGCGCAAATCGTGGAAGAGAAGTCTATGGTTCGCCGACTGATCCGGACAGCGACCAATATCGTATCGAGCGGCTATGCTGCTGCGGACGATGTCGGTCTGATGTTGAATGAAGCGGAGCAGCGCATCCTGGAATTATCGAACCGCCGGGCAAGCAGCGGGTTTATATCGATCCGCGACGTGCTGATGGAAGTGTTCGAGCGCGTTGAGCACCTATACACGAATAAGGGCGGCACTACCGGCATACCCTCGGGCTTCAGCGACCTTGACAAGATGACTTCGGGCTTTCAGCGCAACGACCTTATCATCGTAGCTGCGCGGCCATCGGTTGGGAAAACGGCATTCGCGCTCAATATTGCGCAGAATGTCGGTGTGAGATCGCGGGAGACGGTTGCGATCTTCAGCTTGGAGATGTCAGCCGCGCAGCTCGTGCAGCGGATGATATGCGCGGAGTCGAATGTCGATGCAGGCCGGATGCGGACAGGGTATTTGGAAGGCGACGATTGGGAAAAACTAACGATGGCGATCGGTTCGCTGTCTGAAGCGCAAATCTATATCGACGATACGCCGGGAATTACGGTAGCGGATATTCGCGCGAAATGCCGGCGGCTGAAGAAGGAACGCGGCCTTGGCATGATACTTATCGACTACCTGCAGCTCATTCAAGGGCGGGGCAAAGCCGGCGAGAACCGGCAGCAGGAGGTCTCTGAAATATCACGTACGCTGAAGCAAATAGCCCGTGAACTCGAAGTGCCGGTCATTGCGCTGTCACAGCTGAGCCGGGGCGTCGAGCAGCGTCAGGATAAACGGCCGATGATGTCCGATCTCAGGGAATCGGGCTCGATCGAGCAGGATGCGGATATCGTCGCATTCCTGTACCGTGACGATTATTATAATCAAGACACCGAGAAGAAAAATATTATTGAAATCATTATCGCCAAACAGCGGAATGGCCCGGTCGGGACGGTCGAGCTTGTGTTCTTGAAGAACTTCAATAAGTTCGTCGGATTGGACCGTTCGCATCAAGAGCCCGGACAAGCGTCGTAA